The genomic DNA CGTCTACCTCCGTGACATCGTCACGAGCGTCGCCGCCGTCCTGCTGGTTGGGGCGGTGCTTTTCGGCATCAGCGGTATCTGGCCGCCGATGGTGGCCGTCGAGTCCGGCAGTATGGAGCCGAACATGGAGCGGGGAGACCTCATCTTCATCGTCGACAACGAGCGGTTCACGCCGGACGAGGCCATCAGCAACGACGGGTCCACGACCGGCGTTGTGCCAGCCGATGTCGCCGCCGAGCACGACCGGACGAAGTTCAGCGACCACGGCGATGTCATAATCTTCCTCCCGAACGGAGAACATCCGATTCAGGTCATCCACCGCGCGATGCTGTGGGTCGAAGACGGTGAAAACTGGTACGATAGAGCCGACCCCGACGCTATTGGCGGGGCCGAAAACTGCGATGAGCTCGAAGCCTGTCCCGCACCGAACGGCGGGTTCATCACCAAAGGCGACGACAACGGCGACTACGACCAAGTCAATCAACTCAGCGACCCGGTCAAACCGGAGTGGATTACCGGCACCGCGGAGGTCCGAATCCCGTATCTCGGCCACATCCGCCTGACGTTCGCCGGCCAGCCGGCCCCACCAGTGACTGAACCCGTCGGCGCAACGAACGCTACGAGCGCGGGACCGCAGGCAGTCTAGAACAGTTCTGTCGTCCGTTCGCTACGTGTCAGTCGTCGTCGCGCTTCCGCTTTACCGGCACGACGACGGCTTGGACGATATCGCCTTCCTCGATGTCCAGCGCCTCCCGCTCTGCGTCAGGTATCGACACCCGGCCGCCGCTTTGGACGCGGGTTTTGAACGTCGCCATCTGGCTCATCGTACCGATCTGGTCGGAGAGGTCGCCGAGGTCCGGCGTTGCCGTCCCGCCGCCGAGGAGGAGTTGTTGAAGCGCCTCCTGCTGCTTCTTTGTCGCCTGTTCGGAGGTTTCCTGTACCGTTTTCAGCAGATTCGGCGGCCACATGATGCCGTCTTGGCCGCTGTCGTCGTCGGACATCGTAGCCGTGCCTACCGCCGCCGCGCGAATAAGTGTTGTAGTACCCCGCGGGCCGGCACCGGGATTTAGGGACGCCCACCCCGATACGGGACGCATGACCGAAGAAGAGACCGGACCGGACGTACCGATTGCCGCCGGCGAGGACCGACCGGACTGGGAAACGGAAAGCGACATCGACGGCGAGCCGTCGGTTGGCGATACGCTCCGGTTCAGCAAACCGGTCTCGGAAGCCGATGTCGAGCGGTTCGCGCTCGCGTCGGGCGATACGAACCCCCTACATCTCGATGAGGCAAGCGCGGCCGGGACGCGCTTCGGGGGGCGAATCGTCCACGGCGGACTCATTGCTGGCATCATCAGCGCCGCGCTTGCCCGGCTCCCGGGGACCGTCGTATATCTTGAACAGGACCTGACGTTCCGTTCGCCGGTCCGTATTGGCGAAACGGTGACCGCTGAACTCGAAGTCGTCGACGACCTCAGCGAGGCGAAATACCGGCTCCGAACGGTCGCCCGGACGGACGGCGACGCCGCCGTCGAAGGGACCGCGACGGTTCTCATCGAGGACGCCTGAGCACACGAGGGCGGTGGGCCGAAAACGTATGGTGTCCGTTACCGCTCGACGACAAGCAGCGCGACCCGTTCGAGAACGAGCGCCTCCAGCGAAGCGGTGGTCGCTTCCAGCTCAGCCACACCGATGTCGTAAAACGAGCGGACGCGGTCGCGGTCGTAGTTCCCGAGCGTCTCGGCAGGCAGAAGCGAGTCGGCGACGGCGTCGGCGGCAGCCGCCTCGTCTCCGTCACCGGAGACAACGACAACCGTGGAGGTTTCACCCTCCGAGACGCCTATTTCGAGCGCGCGGTCGATCTGTCGCCGGCCGGCCGCATAGAGCATGATTTCAACGCCGCGGTCGCGGGCGATGGCTGCACCACGGCTCCGTTCGCGGTCAGCCAGTTCGACGGCGCGTTCGAGGTGGCGCCGGGAGACGATACATCGGGCGTCGAACGCCTGCACGGTCACGCCGTGGTCGGTACCGACCTCGTCGAGGAATTGGACGAACGAACCCACGTCGGGGGCCGTCTCGCCGCCGATGTCCGCGATGCCTTCGACCACCCGCATGGTTAGCGTCCCTCCATCAGAAATCACCGAGGTTGGCCTGTCCGTCGTCGGTACCGGCAGCCGCCGCGGACTCCTTGACATCCGCATCAGGCGTAACACCGTCCATCTCCGGCTGCTGGTGGCCCGCGGCTTCGAGGACGTTCTCGGCAGTTTGTTCGCGCCCCCGCAACGCCGCCAGCACAACCGATTTGTCGGCGTTTCTGAGGTCGGCCCGGGTCTCGATGCCGGCGTCGTAGAGCCGCCGGGCGCGCTTCCGACCGACGCCGCGGACGCCGGCGAGGTCGATGAGCT from Natronomonas pharaonis DSM 2160 includes the following:
- a CDS encoding S24/S26 family peptidase; the protein is MSDRTDGGREGDPSETEPEPEGDPFEYPAAEDRDDGDGETGDSPEGLVEWVRWFRTTDDGAVVYLRDIVTSVAAVLLVGAVLFGISGIWPPMVAVESGSMEPNMERGDLIFIVDNERFTPDEAISNDGSTTGVVPADVAAEHDRTKFSDHGDVIIFLPNGEHPIQVIHRAMLWVEDGENWYDRADPDAIGGAENCDELEACPAPNGGFITKGDDNGDYDQVNQLSDPVKPEWITGTAEVRIPYLGHIRLTFAGQPAPPVTEPVGATNATSAGPQAV
- a CDS encoding AbrB/MazE/SpoVT family DNA-binding domain-containing protein; this translates as MSDDDSGQDGIMWPPNLLKTVQETSEQATKKQQEALQQLLLGGGTATPDLGDLSDQIGTMSQMATFKTRVQSGGRVSIPDAEREALDIEEGDIVQAVVVPVKRKRDDD
- a CDS encoding MaoC family dehydratase → MTEEETGPDVPIAAGEDRPDWETESDIDGEPSVGDTLRFSKPVSEADVERFALASGDTNPLHLDEASAAGTRFGGRIVHGGLIAGIISAALARLPGTVVYLEQDLTFRSPVRIGETVTAELEVVDDLSEAKYRLRTVARTDGDAAVEGTATVLIEDA
- the cgi121 gene encoding KEOPS complex subunit Cgi121 is translated as MRVVEGIADIGGETAPDVGSFVQFLDEVGTDHGVTVQAFDARCIVSRRHLERAVELADRERSRGAAIARDRGVEIMLYAAGRRQIDRALEIGVSEGETSTVVVVSGDGDEAAAADAVADSLLPAETLGNYDRDRVRSFYDIGVAELEATTASLEALVLERVALLVVER